DNA from Aureimonas sp. AU20:
ACGCGAGTTCGAGTGCATCTGCAGCATGCGGCCGATGCGCTCGCGCTTTTCCTTCACCGTATTCTGGACGCCGGTGCCCTTGGTCAGCTTGCCGGAGTAGATGCGGCAGAAGGTGAGCGAACCGACGAACGGGTCGTTCATGATCTTGAAGGCGAGCATCGAAAGCGGCTCGTCGTCCGAAGACACGCGCGTCGTCTCGGTCTCGTTCTTCGGGTCGATGCCCTTGATGGCGGGCACATCGACCGGCGAAGGAAGAAAGTCCACCACGCCGTCGAGCAGCGGCTGAACGCCCTTGTTCTTGAAGGCCGAGCCGCAGAAGATCGGCGTGAACGTGACTTCGCAGGTGCCCTTGCGGATCAGCGCGCGGAGCTGGTCGTTGTCCGGCATGTTGCCTTCGAGATAGGCTTCCATGGCGGCTTCATCGACTTCGACCGCGGTCTCGATCATGAGCTCGCGATATTCCTGCGCCTGATCGGCGAGGTCGTCCGGGATCTCGACGACGTCCCACTGGGCGCCGAGCGACTCGTCGCGCCAGACCAGAGCCTTCATCTCGATCAGATCGACGACGCCCTTGAACTCGTTCTCGGCGCCGATCGGCAGCTGCACGACGATCGGACGCGCGCCGAGGCGGGTCTTGATCATGTCCACGCAGCGGAAGAAGTCCGCGCCCGTCTTGTCCATCTTGTTGACGAACATCATGCGCGGCACGTGGTACTTGTCGGCCTGGCGCCAGACGGTTTCCGTCTGCGGCTCCACGCCGGCATTGGCGTCGAGCAGCGCGATGGCACCGTCGAGAACGCGCAGCGAACGCTCGACCTCGATCGTGAAATCGACGTGTCCCGGCGTGTCGATGATGTTGAAGCGGCGCATTTTCTCATCGCGCCCCTTCCAGTAGGTCGTGGTCGCGGCGGACGTGATCGTGATGCCGCGCTCCTGCTCCTGCTCCATCCAGTCCATGGTCGCGGCGCCGTCATGGACTTCGCCGATCTTATGGGACTTGCCGGTGTAGTAGAGAATCCGCTCGGTGGTCGTCGTCTTGCCGGCATCGATGTGGGCCATGATGCCGAAATTGCGGTAGTCTTCGATCTTGTATTCGCGGGCCATCGGGCGTCGCCTTTCGGATTGAAGCCGGACTTACCAGCGGTAATGCGAGAACGCGCGGTTCGCTTCCGCCATGCGATGGGTGTCTTCGCGCTTCTTGACGGCGCTGCCGCGGTTGTTCGCCGCGTCGAGCAGCTCGCCCGAAAGACGATCGACCATCGTGGTCTCGTTGCGGCTGCGGGCCGCATTGATCAGCCAACGGATCGCCAGAGCCTGACGGCGCTCGGGACGAACATCGACCGGGACCTGATAGGTCGCGCCGCCGACGCGGCGCGAGCGCACTTCGACATGCGGCGCGACGTTCTCGAGCGCCTGATGGAAGATGCCGATCGCATCCTGGCGGGTCTTCTCGCCCATGATGTCGAAGGCACCGTAGACGATGCGCTCCGCCACCGACTTCTTGCCGTCATACATGACGGCGTTCATGAACTTCGTAACGACGAGATCACCGAACTTCGGATCCGGGTTGATCTCGCGCTTTTCTGCAGAGTGACGACGGGACATCGAATATTCTCTCTAAACTCGGTCGTTCAGGCTTACTTCGGACGCTTCGCGCCGTACTTGGAACGGCGCTGACGACGATCCTTGACGCCCTGCGTATCGAGCACACCGCGGATGATGTGGTAGCGCACGCCCGGAAGATCCTTCACGCGCCCGCCGCGGATCATGACCACGGAGTGCTCCTGAAGGTTGTGGCCCTCGCCCGGGATGTAGCCGATCACCTCGAAGCCGTTGACCAGACGCACCTTGGCGACCTTACGAAGAGCCGAGTTCGGCTTCTTCGGGGTCGTGGTATAAACACGGGTGCAAACACCGCGCTTCTGGGGATTGGCCTGGAGGGCCGGAACCGTGTTGCGCTCGCTTGGGCGAACGCGCGGCTTCCGGATCAGCTGGTTGATGGTCGGCATTCCAACCTTCCTTCTTCTCAAATCTCGGTTCGAAACGGTCGACGCCAGCCGCGATTCGAGCCGTATAGCTCATACGCGAAACCGGGCGTCGACCTCATCTAATAAGAGGTCTGCCCGGAATGAAGCAGAGGATTACGGGCAAAACCGCAATCGTGCGACCAGCAATGGTGCGTCTCGTTGAACGAAGCCTTGTTTGAGGAGCTAGTCCCGGACGCGTCGTCCGAGAAAACTGGTGCCTCACATCGGCTCTGTTGGCGGGTGTTTAACGATTCTACGACGCCTCGTCAAGCCCTGGTTCAGAAAGGGTTCTTGACAAGACGAACGGCAGCCACAAGGGCTCGCCGGTCTACGGAAAAGGGCCGCCCCATTGGGACGGCCCTCCCCTCTTTCGCTCCGCGCAGCGCTTATTCGGCGGCGTTGGTCAGGTTCGTCAGAAGCCGTTCGGCATTCGGAGACGTCGAGGCCTTGCGACGGTCGTCGATGATCAGGTCGTCGCGCGACGAAGCGATGCGACGCACCTGGGTCATCATGCCGCCCGTACCGGCCGGGATAAGACGGCCGACGATGACGTTCTCCTTGAGGCCCTGCAGCGTGTCCATCTTGCCGGCGACCGCTGCTTCCGTGAGGACGCGCGTGGTTTCCTGGAAGGACGCCGCCGAGATGAAGCTCGGCGTCTGCAGCGAGGCCTTGGTGATGCCCAGCAGAACCGGATTGCCGGAGGCAGGCTTTTTGCCTTCCTCTTCCAGCCGCTCGTTGACTTCGGCCAGCTCGATCCGGTCGACATTGTCGCCCGGAATATAGCCGGAGTCCCCGGACTCCACGATCTCGACCTTCTGCAGCATCTGGCGAACGATCACCTCGATGTGCTTGTCGTTGATGAGCACGCCCTGCAGACGATAGACTTCCTGGATTTCGTTCACGAGGTAGGAGGCCAGAGCCTCCACGCCGCGAATGGCCAGGATGTCGTGCGGCGCCGGGTTGCCGTCGAGAATGTGGTCGCCCTTCTCGATGACATCGCCTTCCTGAAGATGGAAGGGCTTGCCCTTCGGGATCAGGTACTCGACCGGCTCGATGCCGTCTTCGTGCGGCTCGATGATGATGCGACGCTTGTTCTTGTAGTCGCGTCCGAAGCGAACCGTGCCGTCGATCTCCGCGATGATGGCGTTGTCCTTGGGACGACGCGCCTCGAAAAGTTCGGCGACGCGCGGCAGACCGCCCGTGATGTCCTTGGTCTTCGCGCTTTCCATCGGAATACGCGAAAGAACGTCACCGGCCCGAACCTTGGCGCCCGGCTCGACCGAGAGGATCGCGTCCACCGACAGGAGGTAACGCGCATCGGTACCGCGCTGCAGCTTGGCGATGGTGCCGTCTTCCTTGCGGATGACGATCGCCGGCTTCAGATCGGAACCGCGTGGGTTGGCGCGCCAGTCGATGACCTGACGCTTCGTGATGCCGGTGGACTCGTCCGCCTGCTCCAGAACCGACAGACCTTCGACCAGGTCCTCGAACTCGATCACGCCGTCCATTTCGGTCAGAACCGGGCGGGTATACGGGTCCCATTCCGCGATGCGCTGGCCGCGACGGACTTGATCGCCATCGTCCACGAAGATTCGCGAACCGTAGGTGACGCGGTGCGAGGCCCGCTCCTTGCCCGACGGGTCGAGGATCAAGATCGCCATGTTGCGGCCCATGGCCACAAGACGGCCTTCCGAGTCGCGAACCACGTTGCGGTTGCGGATCTGGACGCTGCCTTCGTACGAGGCTTCCAAGAACGACTGATCGACCACCTGCGCCGTGCCGCCCATGTGGAACGTGCGCATGGTGAGCTGCGTGCCCGGCTCGCCGATCGACTGCGCCGCGATGACGCCGACGGCCTCACCCATGTTGACGGGCGTGCCGCGCGCGAGATCGCGACCGTAGCAGACGGCGCAGATGCCGGTGCGCACCTCGCAGGTCAGCGCCGAGCGGATTTTCACCGACTGCACGCCAGCCTTCTCGATGATGTCGACGTCGCGTTCCTCGACCGTGATGCCGCCCTTCACGAGCACGTCACCAGTGACGGGATGGAGGATATCCTCCAGCACCGTGCGGCCGAGAATGCGCTGGCCGAGCGTCGCCACCACCTGACCGGCGTCCACGATGGGCTGCATGGTCAGGCCGTTCGGCGTGCCGCAATCGGTCTGCGTGATGATGCAGTCCTGCGCCACGTCGACCAGACGACGGGTCAGATAGCCCGAATTCGCGGTCTTCAGCGCCGTGTCCGCGAGACCCTTGCGGGCGCCGTGGGTGGAGTTGAAGTACTCGAGAACCGTGAGGCCTTCCTTGAAGTTCGAGATGATCGGCGTCTCGATGATCTCGCCCGAAGGCTTGGTCATCAGGCCGCGCATCGCGCCGAGCTGGCGCATCTGCGTGGGCGAGCCGCGGGCGCCGGAGTGCGACATCATGTAGATGGAGTTCATCGGCTTCTGACGGCCGGTCTCCTCGTCGAACTCCACCGCGCGGATGCGGCTCATCATCTCGTCGGCGATCTTGTCCGTGCACTTGGCCCAGGCGTCGACGACTTTGTTGTACTTCTCGCCCTGGGTGATCAGGCCGTCATTGTACTGCTGCTCGTATTCCTTCGCGAGCGCCTGCGTCTCGCCGATCAACTTCGGCTTGGTCTCCGGAATGACCATGTCGTCCTTGCCGAAGGAGATACCGGCGAGGCAGGCATGCTTGAAGCCAAGCTGCATGATGCGGTCGCAGAAGATCACCGTGTCCTTCTGACCGCAGTGGCGGTAGACGGTGTCGATCATCTTGGAGATGTTCTTCTTCGTCATCAGGTCGTTGGCGATGTCGAAGGTGATCTTGTGCGTCTTGGGCAGAAGCTGCCCGATCAGCATGCGACCGGGAGTCGTCTCGTAGATCTTCGAGGTGGGATTTCCATCCTTATCGATCGAACGCACGCGGCCGCGGATCTTCGTGTGCAGCGTCACCGCCTTGGAGGCGACGGCGTGCTCGAGCTCCCCGAAATCGGCGAAGGCCATGCCCTGACCCGGCTCGTTCTCGTTCATGATCGAGAGATAATAGAGGCCGAGCACCATGTCCTGCGACGGCACGATGATCGGAAGACCGTTCGCCGGATGCAGGATGTTGTTGGTCGACATCATCAGGACGCGCGCTTCGAGCTGCGCCTCGATCGAGAGCGGCACATGGACCGCCATCTGGTCGCCGTCGAAGTCCGCGTTGAAGGCCGTGCAGACCAGCGGGTGAAGCTGAATCGCCTTGCCTTCGATCAGCACCGGCTCGAAGGCCTGGATGCCCAGACGGTGCAACGTCGGCGCGCGGTTCAGAAGAACCGGGTGCTCGCGAATGACCTCGTCCAGGATGTCCCAGACTTCCGGACGCTCCTTTTCGACCAGCTTCTTGGCCTGCTTCACCGTGGAGGAGAAGCCCTTGGCGTCGAGGCGCGCGTAGATAAAGGGCTTGAAGAGCTCGAGCGCCATCTTTTTCGGCAGGCCGCACTGGTGCAGCTTCAGGCTCGGGCCGGTCACGATGACCGAACGGCCGGAATAGTCGACTCGCTTGCCCAGCAGGTTCTGGCGGAAGCGGCCCTGCTTGCCCTTCAGCATGTCGGACAGCGACTTCAGCGGACGCTTGTTGGCGCCCGTGATGACGCGGCCACGACGGCCGTTGTCGAACAGCGCATCCACCGCTTCCTGAAGCATGCGCTTCTCGTTGCGGATGATGATGCCCGGCGCGCGCAGCTCGATCAGCCGCTTGAGGCGGTTGTTGCGGTTGATGACGCGGCGGTAGAGATCGTTCAGATCGGACGTGGCGAAACGGCCGCCGTCCAGCGGGACGAGCGGGCGCAGATCCGGCGGGATCACCGGAATGACGCTCATGATCATCCACTCGGGTCGGTTACCCGACTCGAGGAAGTTCTCAACGATCTTGAGACGCTTCATGAGCTTCTTGGTCTTGAGCTCGGACGTCGTCGTCGCAAGCTCCTCGCGCAGATCGCCAGCGATCCGCTCGAGATCCATCGAGGCCAGAAGCTCCTGGATCGCCTCGGCGCCGATCAGCGCAGTGAAGCTATCCTCGCCATATTCGTCCACCGCGATGAGGTACTCCTCCTCCGACAGGAGCTGATGCTCCTTCAGGGCGGTGAGACCAGGTTCGGTGACAATGTAGTTCTCGAAATAGAGAACCCGCTCGATGTCCTTCAGCGTCATGTCGAGCAGCGTGCCGATGCGGCTCGGGAGCGACTTCAGGAACCAGATGTGAGCGACCGGCGCGGCCAGTTCGATATGGCCCATGCGCTCGCGCCGCACGCGCGAGAGCGTGACCTCGACGCCGCACTTCTCGCAGATGATGCCCTTGTACTTCATGCGCTTGTACTTGCCGCACAAGCACTCGTAGTCCTTGATCGGCCCGAAGATGCGCGCGCAGAACAGGCCGTCGCGCTCGGGCTTGAAGGTCCGGTAGTTGATGGTTTCCGGCTTCTTGATCTCGCCGAAGGACCACGAAAGAATCTTCTCCGGGCTCGCGATCGAGATCCGGATCGAGTCGAACGTCTGCGCCTGCACCTGAGGATTGAAGAGATTCATAACCTCTTGGTTCATGGTGCTGTCTCCTTATGAGGCCCGGGGCCTCCCAACGCGCCGGGCGGGGCCGGCGCCAAGATCTATCCGCAAAGACCGATCGGCGCCCCCGCATGTGGGCGCCGATCCTTGGCCGCACAAGGCGGCGTTTGCGAGGCGGCTTACTCGGCCGCGTCGGGAAGCCGCTCGTCGGGCGTCCCGGAATAGGGCAGTTCGACCACCGTGTTGGCCAGATCGACGTCGAGGCCGAGCGAGCGCATTTCCTTGACGAGAACGTTGAAGCTCTCGGGAATGCCGGACTCGAAGGCGTCGTCGCCGCGCACGATCGACTCGTAGACCTTGGTGCGGCCCGCCACGTCGTCCGACTTCACGGTCAGCATTTCCTGCAGCGTGTAGGCGGCACCATAAGCTTCCAGCGCCCAGACCTCCATTTCGCCGAAGCGCTGGCCGCCGAACTGCGCCTTGCCACCGAGCGGCTGCTGGGTGACCAGCGAGTACGGGCCGATCGAACGGGCGTGGATCTTGTCGTCCACGAGGTGGTGCAGCTTCAGCATGTAGATGTAGCCCACGGTGACCTGACGGTCGAAGGGCTCGCCCGTACGGCCGTCATGCAGCGTGACCTGACCCGAACCGTTGAGCCCGGCCTTTTCGAGCATCTCCACGATGTCGCGCTCGTTGGCACCGTCGAAGACGGGCGTGGCGATCGAGACCCCCTTGCGCAGTTGCTTGGCGAGCGTGACGACGGATTCCTCGTCGTATTGCTGCACCTTTTCGTTGCGCTCGCTGTCGCCCATCAGTTCCGCGATCTCGTTGCGCAAAGGGGTGACGTCGTGGGTCTGCTGGTAGGCTTCGAGAAGCTCACCGATCTGCTTGCCCATGCCGGCGCAGGCCCAGCCGAGATGCGTTTCGAGGATCTGACCGACATTCATGCGCGAGGGCACGCCCAGCGGGTTCAAGACGATGTCGACATGCGTGCCGTCGGCGGTGAAGGGCATGTCCTCCACCGGAACGATGCGCGAGACGACGCCCTTATTGCCGTGACGGCCGGCCATCTTGTCGCCCGGCTGAATCTTGCGCTTGACGGCGACGAAGACCTTCACCTGCTTCATGACGCCCGGAGGCAGCTCGTCACCGCGCTGCACCTTCTCGACCTTGTCCATGAAACGCTGCTCCAGCGTCTTCTTGGACTCGTCGTAGACACTGCGAAGCCCTTCGAGCTCGGCCTGGACGCGCTCGTCCTCGACCGCGAACATCCACCACTGCGAGCGGGGATACTCGTTCATGACATCGGGCGAGACCTGCGTCCCCTTGCGGAAGCCGCGCGGGCCGGCGACCGCCGCCTGCCCGTCCAGCATCTCGACCAGACGACCGTAGACGTTGCGATCCAAGATCGCCTGCTCGTCGTCGCGATCCTTGGCGAGGCGTTCGATTTCCTCGCGCTCGATCGCCATCGCGCGCTCGTCCTTCTCCACGCCGTGGCGGTTGAAGACGCGCACTTCCACGACCGTGCCGTAGGTGCCGGGAGGCATGCGGTTCGACGTGTCGCGAACGTCCGAGGCCTTCTCACCGAAGATGGCGCGCAGAAGCTTCTCTTCCGGCGTCATCGGGCTTTCGCCCTTCGGCGTGATCTTGCCGACGAGGATATCGCCCGGCTGCACTTCGGCGCCGATATAGACGATGCCGGCTTCGTCGAGGTTCTTCAGCGCTTCTTCCGAAACGTTCGGAATGTCGCGCGTGATTTCCTCGGGGCCGAGCTTGGTGTCGCGCGCCATGACCTCGAACTCCTCGATATGGATCGAGGTGAAGACGTCGTCGGCGACGATGCGCTCGGACAGAAGGATGGAGTCCTCGTAGTTGTAGCCGTTCCACGGCATGAACGCGACGAGCACGTTCCGGCCCAGGGCGAGATCGCCGAGATCGGTGGACGGGCCGTCCGCGATGATGTC
Protein-coding regions in this window:
- the fusA gene encoding elongation factor G produces the protein MAREYKIEDYRNFGIMAHIDAGKTTTTERILYYTGKSHKIGEVHDGAATMDWMEQEQERGITITSAATTTYWKGRDEKMRRFNIIDTPGHVDFTIEVERSLRVLDGAIALLDANAGVEPQTETVWRQADKYHVPRMMFVNKMDKTGADFFRCVDMIKTRLGARPIVVQLPIGAENEFKGVVDLIEMKALVWRDESLGAQWDVVEIPDDLADQAQEYRELMIETAVEVDEAAMEAYLEGNMPDNDQLRALIRKGTCEVTFTPIFCGSAFKNKGVQPLLDGVVDFLPSPVDVPAIKGIDPKNETETTRVSSDDEPLSMLAFKIMNDPFVGSLTFCRIYSGKLTKGTGVQNTVKEKRERIGRMLQMHSNSREDIEEAFAGDIVALAGLKEVTTGDTLCDPLKPVILERMEFPDPVIEIAIEPKTKGDQEKMGLALNRLAAEDPSFRVKTDEESGQTIIAGMGELHLDILVDRMKREFKVEANIGAPQVAYRETITRAADVDYTHKKQTGGTGQFARVKLHIEPGEPTTGYVFESKIIGGAVPKEYVPGVQKGIASVMTSGPLAGFPMVDIKAELIDGAYHDVDSSVLAFEIASRAGFREAIQKAGPKLLEPIMKVEVVTPEDYVGDVIGDLNSRRGQIQGTESRGIATVVNAMVPLANMFGYVNTLRSMSQGRAQYSMQFDHYEQVPNQVAEEIQKKFA
- the rpsG gene encoding 30S ribosomal protein S7, whose translation is MSRRHSAEKREINPDPKFGDLVVTKFMNAVMYDGKKSVAERIVYGAFDIMGEKTRQDAIGIFHQALENVAPHVEVRSRRVGGATYQVPVDVRPERRQALAIRWLINAARSRNETTMVDRLSGELLDAANNRGSAVKKREDTHRMAEANRAFSHYRW
- the rpsL gene encoding 30S ribosomal protein S12, yielding MPTINQLIRKPRVRPSERNTVPALQANPQKRGVCTRVYTTTPKKPNSALRKVAKVRLVNGFEVIGYIPGEGHNLQEHSVVMIRGGRVKDLPGVRYHIIRGVLDTQGVKDRRQRRSKYGAKRPK
- the rpoC gene encoding DNA-directed RNA polymerase subunit beta'; the protein is MNQEVMNLFNPQVQAQTFDSIRISIASPEKILSWSFGEIKKPETINYRTFKPERDGLFCARIFGPIKDYECLCGKYKRMKYKGIICEKCGVEVTLSRVRRERMGHIELAAPVAHIWFLKSLPSRIGTLLDMTLKDIERVLYFENYIVTEPGLTALKEHQLLSEEEYLIAVDEYGEDSFTALIGAEAIQELLASMDLERIAGDLREELATTTSELKTKKLMKRLKIVENFLESGNRPEWMIMSVIPVIPPDLRPLVPLDGGRFATSDLNDLYRRVINRNNRLKRLIELRAPGIIIRNEKRMLQEAVDALFDNGRRGRVITGANKRPLKSLSDMLKGKQGRFRQNLLGKRVDYSGRSVIVTGPSLKLHQCGLPKKMALELFKPFIYARLDAKGFSSTVKQAKKLVEKERPEVWDILDEVIREHPVLLNRAPTLHRLGIQAFEPVLIEGKAIQLHPLVCTAFNADFDGDQMAVHVPLSIEAQLEARVLMMSTNNILHPANGLPIIVPSQDMVLGLYYLSIMNENEPGQGMAFADFGELEHAVASKAVTLHTKIRGRVRSIDKDGNPTSKIYETTPGRMLIGQLLPKTHKITFDIANDLMTKKNISKMIDTVYRHCGQKDTVIFCDRIMQLGFKHACLAGISFGKDDMVIPETKPKLIGETQALAKEYEQQYNDGLITQGEKYNKVVDAWAKCTDKIADEMMSRIRAVEFDEETGRQKPMNSIYMMSHSGARGSPTQMRQLGAMRGLMTKPSGEIIETPIISNFKEGLTVLEYFNSTHGARKGLADTALKTANSGYLTRRLVDVAQDCIITQTDCGTPNGLTMQPIVDAGQVVATLGQRILGRTVLEDILHPVTGDVLVKGGITVEERDVDIIEKAGVQSVKIRSALTCEVRTGICAVCYGRDLARGTPVNMGEAVGVIAAQSIGEPGTQLTMRTFHMGGTAQVVDQSFLEASYEGSVQIRNRNVVRDSEGRLVAMGRNMAILILDPSGKERASHRVTYGSRIFVDDGDQVRRGQRIAEWDPYTRPVLTEMDGVIEFEDLVEGLSVLEQADESTGITKRQVIDWRANPRGSDLKPAIVIRKEDGTIAKLQRGTDARYLLSVDAILSVEPGAKVRAGDVLSRIPMESAKTKDITGGLPRVAELFEARRPKDNAIIAEIDGTVRFGRDYKNKRRIIIEPHEDGIEPVEYLIPKGKPFHLQEGDVIEKGDHILDGNPAPHDILAIRGVEALASYLVNEIQEVYRLQGVLINDKHIEVIVRQMLQKVEIVESGDSGYIPGDNVDRIELAEVNERLEEEGKKPASGNPVLLGITKASLQTPSFISAASFQETTRVLTEAAVAGKMDTLQGLKENVIVGRLIPAGTGGMMTQVRRIASSRDDLIIDDRRKASTSPNAERLLTNLTNAAE